One window from the genome of Ramlibacter henchirensis encodes:
- a CDS encoding citryl-CoA lyase produces the protein MSSSINKIGKSTVPRTAISTSDEHSITVRGEDLCRDLIGRISFTDYFSLLVTGKRPSQADAMVLDATLVAIAEHGLVPSVQASRMTYAAAPDALQGAVAAGILGCGSVILGASETAGRLFTEVDEAAKGKDLAAAAREVVRRWREAKQPIPGYGHPLHKERDPRVARLFEVAKQAGSSLRFVEIAEAVEKVIPEIVGKDLRLNVSAAIPAVLLGTNFPLRALRGVPILARCAGLIAHLTEEAVNPSGFALSYQATRELVYEGEPPAKEAAK, from the coding sequence ATGAGTTCATCGATCAACAAGATCGGCAAGTCGACCGTGCCGCGCACGGCGATCAGCACGTCGGACGAACACAGCATCACGGTGCGCGGCGAAGACCTGTGCCGCGACCTGATCGGACGCATCTCCTTCACCGACTATTTCAGCCTGCTGGTCACGGGCAAGCGGCCCTCGCAAGCCGATGCGATGGTGCTCGATGCGACGCTGGTCGCGATCGCGGAGCATGGCCTCGTGCCCAGCGTACAGGCCAGCCGCATGACGTATGCGGCGGCGCCCGATGCGCTGCAAGGCGCGGTGGCGGCGGGCATCCTGGGCTGCGGCAGCGTGATCCTCGGCGCCTCGGAAACGGCGGGCAGGCTGTTCACCGAGGTCGACGAAGCCGCCAAGGGCAAGGACCTCGCCGCGGCCGCGCGCGAAGTGGTTCGGCGCTGGCGCGAAGCGAAGCAGCCCATCCCGGGCTACGGCCATCCGCTGCACAAGGAGCGCGATCCGCGCGTGGCCCGCCTGTTCGAGGTGGCGAAGCAGGCGGGCAGCAGCCTGCGCTTCGTCGAGATCGCCGAAGCGGTGGAGAAGGTGATCCCCGAAATCGTCGGCAAGGACCTGCGCCTGAACGTCTCGGCCGCCATTCCGGCCGTGCTGCTGGGCACCAACTTCCCGCTGCGCGCGCTGCGCGGCGTGCCGATCCTCGCCCGCTGCGCGGGGCTGATCGCGCACCTCACCGAGGAAGCCGTCAACCCGAGCGGATTCGCGCTCTCGTACCAGGCCACGCGCGAGCTGGTGTACGAAGGCGAGCCGCCGGCGAAGGAGGCCGCGAAGTGA
- a CDS encoding CaiB/BaiF CoA transferase family protein, whose translation MIEVLKDVRVLEQGTFITGPACGMLLGDLGADVIKVEQPGSGDPFRAFKGGLYSPHFQTYNRNKRSITLNTKQQADRERLYELVKTADVYIQNFRPGVAEELGVGEKQLRAINPRLVYCSISGFGPDGPSASRPSYDTVAQAASGYLKLLVNPANPRVVGPAIADAVTGFYAAYGVLGALYERSRTGRGRKVEVSMLEAMSHWNLDAFTHYYSAGEVMGPFSRPRVSQSYVMECKDGKWVALHMSSPEKFWQGLANAIERPDMFQDPRFATREARIQNQEAIIELLSGIFARRTRTEWCNRLLAEDVPHAPMYDTDEALEDPQARHLQLLVQATHPTMGDFRTVRPPVSYDGERSLSVRPPPTLGEHNGEIEAMLRERSAA comes from the coding sequence GTGATCGAAGTCCTGAAGGACGTGCGCGTGCTCGAACAGGGCACCTTCATCACCGGCCCCGCCTGCGGCATGCTGCTGGGCGACCTGGGCGCGGACGTCATCAAGGTGGAACAGCCCGGCAGCGGCGACCCGTTCCGCGCGTTCAAGGGCGGCCTCTACAGCCCGCATTTCCAGACCTACAACCGCAACAAGCGCAGCATCACGCTCAACACCAAGCAGCAGGCCGACCGCGAGCGCCTGTACGAGCTGGTGAAGACCGCCGACGTCTACATCCAGAATTTCCGGCCCGGCGTGGCGGAGGAGCTCGGCGTGGGCGAGAAGCAGCTGCGCGCGATCAACCCGCGCCTGGTCTACTGCTCGATCAGCGGCTTCGGCCCGGACGGCCCGTCGGCTTCGCGTCCCAGCTACGACACGGTGGCGCAGGCGGCGAGCGGCTATCTCAAGCTGCTGGTCAACCCCGCCAATCCGCGCGTCGTCGGCCCGGCCATCGCCGATGCGGTGACCGGTTTCTATGCCGCCTATGGCGTGCTCGGCGCGCTGTACGAGCGCTCGCGCACCGGCCGCGGCCGCAAGGTCGAGGTGTCGATGCTGGAGGCGATGTCGCACTGGAACCTGGACGCGTTCACCCACTACTACTCGGCGGGCGAGGTGATGGGGCCATTCAGCCGGCCGCGCGTGTCGCAGTCGTACGTGATGGAGTGCAAGGACGGCAAGTGGGTGGCGCTGCACATGTCCTCGCCGGAGAAGTTCTGGCAAGGGTTGGCCAACGCCATCGAGCGGCCGGACATGTTCCAGGACCCGCGCTTCGCCACGCGCGAGGCGCGCATCCAGAACCAGGAAGCCATCATCGAGCTGCTCTCGGGCATCTTCGCCAGGCGCACGCGCACGGAATGGTGCAACCGCCTGCTGGCCGAGGACGTGCCGCATGCGCCCATGTACGACACCGACGAAGCGCTGGAGGACCCGCAGGCCAGGCACCTGCAGTTGCTGGTGCAGGCCACGCATCCGACCATGGGCGACTTTCGCACCGTGCGCCCGCCCGTGAGCTACGACGGCGAGCGGTCGCTGTCCGTGCGCCCGCCGCCGACGCTGGGCGAGCACAACGGCGAGATCGAGGCCATGCTCCGCGAGAGGAGCGCGGCATGA
- a CDS encoding amino acid ABC transporter substrate-binding protein, with protein sequence MTHSHNVPRRTVLAAAALTAAAPLAFAQQPPIRIGSTLALTGPLSATAQVHKLVGDIYVEDLNRRGGLLGRKVEWVLKDDQSKPDLARTLYEQLITSDKVDLLMGPYATGAILSAMGVAQRYEKVLVHHTLGVPSLAKYDKQFPAWSLGSDPANTTTNTVFEALAKGPKPPKTVAVVTSKFPSIHFMSMGARETIKKRGLQEVLFLEWEFGNRDFGPIASRIKDAKPDFVWVGAIGLDGNLLLDAMKKIDYAPPQHFYLYPAPGPLVTLPEAQGALSVTIFEEHPPFSSRPKAQEFIKTYRERAAKANFPDTSVEVQAAASFTAWQILETAVNATKGLDDKQIAEWLKKNKVETIQGNLRFDGPSNYGDDLMRIKQVQNGKWQVVYPPEFAAPGAKMIAR encoded by the coding sequence ATGACCCACTCGCACAACGTGCCTCGCCGCACCGTCCTGGCGGCGGCCGCGCTCACCGCTGCCGCGCCGCTGGCTTTCGCGCAGCAGCCGCCGATCCGCATCGGCAGCACCCTGGCCCTGACCGGGCCGCTGTCCGCCACCGCGCAGGTGCACAAGCTGGTGGGCGACATCTACGTCGAGGACCTCAACCGCCGCGGCGGCCTGCTGGGCCGCAAGGTGGAATGGGTGCTGAAGGACGACCAGTCCAAGCCGGACCTGGCCCGCACGCTGTACGAGCAGCTCATCACCTCGGACAAGGTGGACCTGCTGATGGGGCCGTACGCCACCGGCGCAATCCTCTCCGCCATGGGCGTTGCGCAGCGCTACGAGAAGGTGCTGGTGCACCACACGCTGGGCGTGCCCTCGCTGGCCAAGTACGACAAGCAGTTCCCGGCCTGGTCGCTCGGCTCCGACCCGGCCAACACGACGACCAACACCGTGTTCGAGGCGCTGGCCAAGGGCCCCAAGCCGCCCAAGACCGTCGCGGTCGTCACGAGCAAGTTCCCGTCGATCCACTTCATGTCGATGGGCGCGCGCGAGACGATCAAGAAGCGCGGCCTGCAGGAAGTGCTGTTCCTCGAATGGGAGTTCGGCAACCGCGACTTCGGCCCGATCGCCAGCCGCATCAAGGACGCGAAGCCGGACTTCGTGTGGGTGGGCGCCATCGGCCTGGACGGCAACCTGCTGCTCGACGCGATGAAGAAGATCGACTACGCGCCGCCGCAGCACTTCTACCTCTACCCCGCGCCCGGCCCGCTGGTCACGCTGCCGGAGGCGCAGGGCGCGCTGTCGGTGACCATCTTCGAGGAGCACCCGCCCTTCAGCTCGCGCCCGAAGGCCCAGGAGTTCATCAAGACCTACCGCGAGCGCGCGGCCAAGGCCAACTTCCCCGACACCTCGGTCGAGGTGCAGGCCGCTGCTTCGTTCACCGCCTGGCAGATCCTGGAAACGGCGGTCAACGCCACCAAGGGGCTGGACGACAAGCAGATCGCCGAGTGGCTGAAGAAGAACAAGGTCGAGACCATCCAGGGCAACCTGCGCTTCGACGGCCCATCGAACTACGGCGACGACCTGATGCGCATCAAGCAGGTGCAGAACGGCAAATGGCAGGTGGTGTACCCGCCCGAGTTCGCAGCACCGGGCGCGAAGATGATCGCGCGCTGA
- a CDS encoding branched-chain amino acid ABC transporter permease — MSFPSWTLLAQSVLSGVFAGALYGLLGLGLGLSWGLLRTINLTHFAFAFLSAYICYQLAVVSKVDPLLTLAGIVPLMFALGAALHWLTDRFRLSPFSSLLLTFGFMGIAESVMQTIWTADPRKLESHYAEMKLRLGPLFLPIPELLALFLAVAISVAVWAVLRYTDLGKALRASAEDAPVAAAFGINQRRNGYLLAGTCAALAGVAGVCIALSSSISPSQMYAWVGVVFAAVMLGGLGTALGPLVAGVIIGVSEAVTMAVTSPSWAPLVSFTLLILILLLRPGRIGR, encoded by the coding sequence ATGTCCTTCCCGAGCTGGACGCTGCTCGCGCAGTCGGTGCTGTCGGGCGTGTTCGCGGGCGCCCTCTACGGCTTGCTGGGGCTGGGCCTGGGCTTGTCGTGGGGGCTGCTGCGCACCATCAACCTGACGCACTTCGCCTTCGCGTTCCTCTCCGCGTACATCTGCTACCAGCTGGCGGTGGTGTCCAAGGTGGACCCGCTGCTCACGCTGGCGGGCATCGTGCCGCTGATGTTCGCGCTGGGCGCGGCGCTGCACTGGCTGACCGACCGCTTCCGGCTGTCACCGTTCAGCTCGCTGCTGCTCACGTTCGGCTTCATGGGCATCGCCGAGTCGGTGATGCAGACGATCTGGACGGCGGACCCGCGCAAGCTGGAGTCGCACTACGCCGAGATGAAGCTGCGGCTCGGCCCGCTGTTCCTGCCGATCCCGGAATTGCTGGCGCTTTTCCTGGCCGTGGCGATCTCGGTCGCGGTCTGGGCGGTGCTGCGCTACACGGACCTCGGCAAGGCGCTGCGCGCTTCGGCGGAAGATGCGCCCGTCGCCGCCGCCTTCGGCATCAACCAGCGCCGCAACGGCTACCTGCTCGCGGGCACCTGCGCTGCGCTGGCCGGCGTGGCGGGCGTGTGCATCGCGCTGTCCAGCAGCATCAGCCCGTCGCAGATGTACGCATGGGTGGGCGTGGTGTTCGCCGCCGTGATGCTCGGCGGCCTGGGCACCGCGCTCGGGCCGCTGGTGGCCGGCGTCATCATCGGCGTCAGTGAAGCGGTCACGATGGCCGTCACCTCGCCCTCATGGGCGCCGCTCGTGTCGTTCACGCTGCTGATCCTGATCCTGCTGTTGCGGCCGGGGCGCATCGGGCGATGA
- a CDS encoding ABC transporter permease subunit, which produces MKLRAAPAAVAGAGVLLAVLPFFRLPAFYESFLYLALFWIVLATSWNILSGYAGYFSFGHGAFFGAGVYTSATLAAKFEWPFLWTLPVAALIAAAIGVGVGAVAFRVRGVRGELFALLTLAVTFVVATIVGNTPIDGGPGVYLNAVPVPKLGPTPTGSLFLMMLAAAVVTLLISWGIRHSRFGAGLFAIHDDEEAAEVMGVPTYRWKLAALAVSCALAGWAGGIHALFISYVTTAETFNLTVPLTVVLMSILGGTRHWIGPAIGAVAITCLLFAFTGGEYAVLGKGVIGLILVIGILFMPEGVMGKLRRRMRPDASARAPLPTSPQRGEEQGKVLPPPLGEGWGGGTHAAQTPLLQVKNLSKSFRGLKALSNVSLEVRRGEILGLLGPNGSGKSTFINVVSGHYLPNGGEVWLEGRNIAGLPAHQIARAGIARTYQIPRPFSQMSVLDNVAIAAMYAGQGLRSMEEGRREALQWLEFTHLAGKAKVLPGELNLHQRKFLELARALASRPRLVLLDEVLCGLTPTEIQSAVALIRRIRDQGTTIVFVEHVMDAVMALTDRIVVFDQGAMLAEGAPREVMQSPAVMSAYLGVSHA; this is translated from the coding sequence ATGAAGCTGCGCGCCGCTCCCGCAGCCGTCGCCGGCGCCGGCGTGCTGCTGGCCGTGCTGCCGTTCTTCCGGCTGCCGGCCTTCTACGAGTCGTTCCTGTACCTGGCGCTGTTCTGGATCGTGCTGGCCACGTCCTGGAACATCCTGTCGGGGTACGCGGGCTATTTCTCCTTCGGACACGGCGCGTTCTTCGGCGCGGGCGTGTACACGAGCGCGACGCTCGCAGCGAAATTCGAGTGGCCGTTCCTCTGGACGCTGCCCGTGGCCGCGCTCATCGCGGCGGCCATCGGCGTGGGCGTCGGCGCGGTGGCCTTCCGGGTGCGCGGCGTTCGGGGCGAGCTGTTCGCGCTGCTCACGCTGGCTGTCACGTTCGTCGTCGCCACCATCGTCGGCAACACGCCGATCGACGGCGGACCCGGCGTGTACCTCAACGCGGTGCCGGTCCCGAAGCTCGGCCCGACGCCGACCGGCAGCCTGTTCCTGATGATGCTGGCCGCGGCCGTGGTGACGTTGCTGATTTCCTGGGGGATCCGCCATTCGCGTTTCGGGGCGGGCCTGTTCGCGATCCACGACGACGAGGAAGCCGCGGAAGTGATGGGCGTGCCCACCTACCGCTGGAAGCTGGCGGCGCTGGCGGTTTCGTGCGCCCTGGCGGGATGGGCCGGCGGCATCCATGCGCTCTTCATTTCGTACGTCACGACGGCGGAGACGTTCAACCTGACCGTGCCGCTGACGGTGGTGCTCATGAGCATCCTGGGCGGGACGCGCCACTGGATCGGCCCGGCGATCGGGGCGGTGGCGATCACCTGCCTGCTGTTCGCCTTCACGGGCGGGGAATATGCGGTGCTGGGGAAGGGCGTGATCGGGTTGATCCTGGTGATCGGGATCCTGTTCATGCCGGAAGGGGTGATGGGGAAGTTGCGGCGCAGGATGCGGCCCGACGCATCGGCGCGTGCCCCCCTCCCAACCTCCCCCCAGAGGGGGGAGGAGCAAGGGAAGGTCCTCCCTCCCCCTCTGGGGGAGGGTTGGGGAGGGGGCACGCACGCTGCCCAAACGCCCCTGCTCCAGGTCAAAAACCTCTCCAAATCCTTCCGCGGCCTCAAGGCCCTCTCCAACGTCAGCCTCGAAGTCCGCCGCGGCGAGATCCTCGGCCTGCTGGGTCCTAACGGCTCGGGCAAGTCCACCTTCATCAATGTCGTCAGCGGCCATTACCTGCCCAACGGCGGCGAGGTGTGGCTCGAGGGGCGCAACATCGCGGGCCTGCCGGCGCACCAGATCGCGCGCGCCGGCATCGCGCGCACTTACCAGATCCCGCGGCCCTTCTCGCAGATGAGCGTGCTCGACAACGTGGCGATCGCCGCGATGTACGCGGGCCAGGGCCTGCGGTCGATGGAAGAGGGCCGCCGCGAGGCGCTGCAGTGGCTCGAATTCACGCACCTGGCCGGCAAGGCCAAGGTGCTGCCGGGCGAGCTCAACCTGCACCAGCGTAAGTTCCTCGAGCTGGCCCGTGCGCTTGCATCGAGGCCGAGGCTCGTGCTGCTCGACGAAGTGCTGTGCGGGCTCACGCCCACCGAGATCCAGTCCGCCGTCGCGCTGATCCGTCGCATCCGCGACCAGGGCACGACCATCGTGTTCGTGGAGCACGTGATGGACGCCGTGATGGCGCTGACGGATCGCATCGTCGTGTTCGACCAGGGCGCGATGCTGGCCGAAGGCGCGCCGCGCGAGGTGATGCAAAGCCCGGCGGTGATGAGCGCGTACCTGGGGGTGTCGCATGCTTGA
- a CDS encoding ABC transporter ATP-binding protein: MLELQQLTVAYGQARALWDISMHVKQGELLCVVGPNGAGKTTLVNTLAGILRPVSGRIVMEGRDITRLAPHRFCEAGIALVPEGRRLFAGMTVAENLDIGSFLPAAKKRRRETLDEVLQLFPALKARLPAPAGELSGGQQQMVAIGRALMARPRLLLLDEPSLGLSPIVVGDMFDAIRKVSAGGITIVLVEQNVSMAMRISHRACVLELGRIVAEGVPEELMKRPEIRQAYLGV; this comes from the coding sequence ATGCTTGAACTGCAGCAGCTCACCGTGGCCTACGGCCAGGCGCGCGCGCTCTGGGACATTTCCATGCACGTGAAGCAGGGCGAGCTGCTCTGCGTCGTCGGGCCCAACGGCGCCGGCAAGACCACGCTGGTCAACACGCTGGCCGGCATCCTGCGCCCGGTGTCTGGGCGCATCGTGATGGAGGGCCGCGACATCACGCGGCTGGCCCCGCACCGGTTCTGCGAGGCCGGCATCGCGCTGGTGCCCGAGGGGCGGCGCCTCTTCGCCGGCATGACGGTGGCGGAGAACCTGGACATCGGCAGCTTCCTGCCGGCGGCGAAGAAGCGGCGGCGCGAGACGCTCGACGAAGTGCTGCAGCTCTTCCCGGCGCTCAAGGCCAGGCTCCCCGCGCCGGCGGGCGAGCTCTCCGGCGGGCAGCAGCAGATGGTGGCCATCGGCCGCGCGCTGATGGCGCGCCCGCGGCTGCTGCTGCTGGACGAGCCTTCGCTCGGCCTGTCGCCCATCGTCGTGGGCGACATGTTCGATGCCATCCGCAAGGTGAGCGCCGGCGGCATCACCATCGTGCTGGTCGAGCAGAACGTGTCGATGGCGATGCGCATCTCGCACCGTGCCTGCGTGCTCGAGCTGGGCCGCATCGTGGCCGAAGGCGTGCCGGAGGAGCTGATGAAACGGCCCGAGATCCGGCAGGCCTACCTGGGTGTCTGA
- a CDS encoding uroporphyrinogen decarboxylase family protein, whose amino-acid sequence MLFPTTIVGSYPQPEWLIDRAKLAGRFPPRVRARELWRLQEPYLAQAQDDATLLAIRFQEEAGLDIVSDGEIRRESYSNRFATALEGVDLDNPGSALDRSGHPNPVPRIVGKIRRKHAVEVEDLKFLKRNTTRKTKITVPGPFTMLQQAQNDFYKSEEEAAADYADAVNAEIKDLFAAGADVVQIDEPYMQARPEKARQYGLAALNRALDGVQGTTCVHICFGYAAIIHERPSGYSFLPELSGCRCKQVSIETAQSNLDTSVLQQLGGKQVLVGCIDLSDMNVETPEVVAGRIRKALKHIKPEQVILAPDCGMKYLPREVAQGKLRSMVEAARMLRQEHGVRQ is encoded by the coding sequence ATGCTGTTCCCCACCACCATCGTCGGCAGCTATCCGCAACCGGAGTGGCTGATCGACCGCGCCAAGCTGGCCGGACGCTTCCCGCCGCGCGTGCGCGCGCGAGAGCTCTGGCGCCTGCAGGAGCCCTATCTCGCGCAGGCGCAGGACGACGCCACGCTGCTGGCCATCCGCTTCCAGGAAGAAGCGGGGCTGGACATCGTGTCCGACGGCGAGATCCGCCGCGAGAGCTACTCCAACCGCTTCGCCACCGCGCTGGAAGGCGTGGACCTGGACAACCCCGGCAGCGCGCTGGACCGGTCCGGCCATCCCAACCCGGTGCCGCGCATCGTGGGCAAGATCCGCCGCAAGCACGCGGTGGAAGTGGAGGACCTGAAGTTCCTCAAGCGCAACACCACGCGCAAGACCAAGATCACCGTGCCCGGTCCGTTCACCATGCTGCAGCAGGCGCAGAACGACTTCTACAAGTCCGAGGAAGAGGCCGCGGCCGACTACGCCGACGCGGTCAACGCCGAGATCAAGGACCTGTTCGCGGCCGGCGCCGACGTCGTGCAGATCGACGAGCCCTACATGCAGGCGCGCCCCGAGAAGGCCAGGCAGTACGGGCTGGCGGCGCTGAACCGCGCGCTGGACGGCGTGCAGGGCACGACCTGCGTGCACATCTGCTTCGGCTACGCGGCCATCATCCACGAGCGGCCGAGCGGCTACTCCTTCCTGCCCGAGCTGTCCGGCTGCCGCTGCAAGCAGGTCTCCATCGAGACGGCGCAATCGAACCTGGACACCAGCGTGCTCCAGCAGCTGGGCGGCAAGCAGGTGCTGGTCGGCTGCATCGACCTGTCGGACATGAACGTGGAGACGCCCGAGGTCGTGGCCGGCCGCATCCGCAAGGCGCTGAAGCACATCAAGCCCGAGCAGGTGATCCTCGCGCCCGACTGCGGCATGAAGTACCTGCCGCGCGAAGTGGCGCAGGGCAAGCTGCGCTCGATGGTGGAGGCCGCGCGCATGCTGCGGCAGGAGCACGGGGTGCGGCAATGA
- a CDS encoding Bug family tripartite tricarboxylate transporter substrate binding protein has translation MSGFSTSRRRLLAAAAALPAAMALPAFAQDGNVRLIVPFGAGTTTDIVSRVVAEGLGRALQQTIVVENRAGAGGASGSDLVAKAAPDGRTIVMGTVGTHAINSSLFRKLPYDPLKDFAPLALVGFTPTLLVVAADSPAKSLRDLAALAARREGITFASAGNGTSGHLAGEMLAQRLGGRMVHVPYKEGGMALTSVIGRQVDFMFYHPAAVNPQIRAGKLRALGASSAQRSAAAPDVPTLLEQGVRDFDLVAWFMLYAPAATPAATLDRLRRASTTALADAAAKLQEQGVEQRRLRPDELAAFNKSEIDKWGELVRRSGAQVD, from the coding sequence ATGAGCGGGTTTTCCACTTCGCGCCGCAGGCTGCTGGCTGCCGCGGCGGCGCTGCCCGCCGCGATGGCGCTGCCGGCGTTCGCGCAGGACGGCAACGTCCGCCTGATCGTGCCGTTCGGCGCGGGCACGACGACCGACATCGTCAGCCGCGTCGTGGCCGAGGGCCTGGGCCGCGCGCTGCAGCAGACCATCGTGGTCGAGAACCGCGCCGGCGCGGGCGGCGCCTCGGGCAGCGACCTGGTCGCCAAGGCGGCGCCGGATGGACGCACCATCGTCATGGGCACCGTGGGCACGCACGCCATCAACTCCTCGCTGTTCCGCAAGCTGCCGTACGACCCGCTCAAGGATTTCGCGCCGCTCGCTCTGGTGGGCTTCACGCCGACGCTGCTGGTCGTGGCCGCCGATTCGCCGGCGAAGTCCCTGCGCGACCTGGCGGCGCTCGCGGCGCGGCGGGAGGGCATCACCTTCGCTTCGGCCGGCAACGGCACCTCGGGCCACCTCGCGGGCGAGATGCTGGCGCAGCGGCTGGGCGGGCGGATGGTGCACGTGCCGTACAAGGAAGGCGGCATGGCGCTGACGTCCGTCATCGGCCGCCAGGTGGACTTCATGTTCTATCACCCGGCCGCGGTGAACCCGCAGATCCGGGCCGGCAAGCTGCGCGCCCTGGGCGCCAGCAGCGCTCAACGCAGCGCGGCGGCTCCTGACGTGCCCACGCTGCTGGAGCAGGGCGTGCGCGACTTCGACCTGGTTGCCTGGTTCATGCTGTATGCGCCGGCCGCGACGCCGGCCGCCACGCTGGACCGGCTGCGCCGTGCATCCACGACGGCCCTGGCCGACGCCGCCGCGAAGCTGCAGGAGCAGGGCGTGGAGCAGCGCCGGCTGCGCCCCGACGAACTCGCCGCCTTCAACAAGTCGGAGATCGACAAGTGGGGCGAGCTGGTCAGGCGCTCTGGAGCGCAGGTGGATTGA
- a CDS encoding Crp/Fnr family transcriptional regulator, whose protein sequence is MVSPHNTFIDLLPREEARLLESMCRPVELELGELLQEADAPTRHVYFPVDALVCLFATCEREPCAEVAMVGHEGMVGIQLALGIASAPLTAIVQEGGTALRADAEDFDAEILRNAELRAAVNRFVHVTLRQMAASSACLHTHQLSPRLARWLLMTHDRAGSRSIHVTQEFLAQMLGVRRVGITAAAKEMQRGGLIDYSRGRVTVLDHRGLRAASCSCYKTDRQLFTAMLKSAARPTVNPPALQSA, encoded by the coding sequence ATGGTCAGCCCCCACAACACCTTCATCGACCTGCTCCCGCGGGAGGAGGCGCGGCTGCTGGAGTCGATGTGCCGGCCCGTGGAACTGGAGCTGGGCGAATTGCTGCAGGAAGCGGACGCGCCCACGCGGCACGTCTACTTCCCGGTCGACGCCCTGGTCTGCCTGTTCGCCACCTGCGAGCGCGAACCCTGCGCCGAAGTGGCCATGGTCGGCCACGAAGGCATGGTCGGCATCCAGCTTGCGCTGGGCATCGCGTCGGCGCCGCTGACGGCCATCGTGCAGGAGGGCGGCACGGCCTTGCGTGCGGACGCGGAGGATTTCGACGCCGAGATCCTTCGCAACGCCGAACTGCGGGCCGCCGTGAACCGGTTCGTGCACGTCACCCTGCGGCAGATGGCCGCTTCCAGCGCCTGCCTGCACACGCACCAGCTGTCGCCCCGGCTCGCGCGCTGGCTGCTGATGACGCACGACCGCGCCGGCTCGCGCAGCATCCATGTCACGCAGGAGTTCCTGGCGCAGATGCTGGGCGTGCGCCGCGTCGGCATCACGGCCGCGGCCAAGGAGATGCAGCGCGGCGGGCTGATCGACTACAGCCGCGGCCGGGTGACGGTGCTGGACCACCGCGGGCTGAGGGCGGCCTCGTGCAGCTGCTACAAGACCGACCGGCAGCTGTTCACCGCGATGCTGAAGTCGGCGGCGAGGCCGACCGTCAATCCACCTGCGCTCCAGAGCGCCTGA
- a CDS encoding TolC family outer membrane protein gives MSTAKKNKLRLVAAAALLAVAAPSSFAISLVEAYEAAVKNDPVYRSAQHENEAAQQFAVLGRSNLLPSIAATYAPSRNRADVTNTGVGGGATDHRRYSALSANLQLRQPLYHPEGMARYRQGVAQTKGSDAQFAGRSQELIVRLASAYTFAKYAEDQLALAVAQRDALSEQRRTNQRLFLRGEGTRTDVVETQARLDLAVAQVLEANDNVRNARDALSAIVGQDVSQLDALTDDFRVKQLVPGEFADWRGIALSTNPEIQARRHAVDVAQEEANRHRAGHLPRLDLVASAGRNDSESITTFNQKANIRSVGVQLNVPLYSGGAVSAAVAQAESNAEKAKADLDVATNEVLIELRKQFDLTASSVARLDAARAALDSATLLVEATRRSVAGGQRINLDVLQAQQQLFDARRTLAQARYNHLLSLLRLRFAAGVLQMSDLVEMASYFKPVRAGG, from the coding sequence GTGAGCACCGCCAAGAAAAACAAACTGCGGCTGGTAGCGGCCGCCGCGCTGCTGGCCGTTGCGGCGCCCTCCTCGTTCGCCATCAGCCTGGTGGAAGCCTACGAGGCCGCCGTCAAGAACGACCCGGTGTACCGGTCGGCCCAGCACGAGAACGAGGCCGCGCAGCAGTTCGCGGTGCTGGGGAGGTCCAACCTGCTGCCCAGCATCGCGGCCACCTACGCGCCGTCCCGAAACCGTGCGGACGTGACCAACACCGGGGTCGGCGGCGGGGCGACCGACCACCGCCGCTACAGCGCGTTGTCCGCCAACCTCCAGCTGCGCCAGCCGCTGTACCACCCGGAGGGCATGGCGCGCTACCGCCAGGGCGTGGCGCAGACGAAGGGCAGCGACGCGCAGTTCGCCGGGCGCAGCCAGGAGTTGATCGTGCGCCTGGCCTCGGCCTACACCTTCGCCAAGTACGCGGAGGACCAGCTGGCGCTCGCGGTGGCGCAGCGCGACGCGCTGTCGGAGCAGCGGCGGACCAACCAGCGCCTGTTCCTGCGCGGGGAAGGCACGCGCACGGACGTGGTGGAAACGCAGGCGCGGCTGGACCTGGCCGTCGCGCAGGTGCTGGAGGCCAACGACAACGTCCGCAACGCGCGCGATGCGCTGAGCGCCATCGTGGGGCAGGACGTCTCGCAGCTGGATGCCTTGACCGACGATTTCCGGGTCAAGCAGCTCGTGCCGGGCGAATTCGCGGACTGGCGCGGCATCGCCCTCAGCACCAACCCGGAGATCCAGGCGCGGCGGCACGCGGTCGACGTGGCGCAGGAAGAGGCCAACAGGCACCGTGCCGGCCACCTGCCCCGGCTCGACTTGGTGGCCAGCGCAGGCCGCAACGATTCGGAGAGCATCACCACCTTCAACCAGAAGGCCAACATCCGCAGCGTCGGCGTGCAGCTCAACGTGCCGCTGTATTCGGGCGGAGCGGTCTCGGCCGCGGTCGCGCAGGCCGAGTCGAACGCCGAAAAGGCCAAGGCGGACCTGGATGTCGCCACCAACGAAGTGCTGATCGAGTTGCGCAAGCAGTTCGATCTCACCGCCAGCAGTGTTGCGCGCCTGGATGCGGCCCGCGCCGCCCTGGATTCCGCGACGCTGCTGGTGGAAGCCACGCGGCGCAGCGTGGCCGGCGGCCAGCGCATCAACCTGGACGTGCTGCAGGCTCAGCAGCAGCTGTTCGACGCCCGGCGCACCCTCGCCCAGGCGCGCTACAACCACCTGCTGAGCCTGCTTCGCCTGCGCTTTGCCGCCGGCGTGCTGCAGATGTCCGACCTGGTGGAGATGGCCAGTTACTTCAAACCCGTGAGGGCCGGCGGGTGA